From Pan paniscus chromosome 6, NHGRI_mPanPan1-v2.0_pri, whole genome shotgun sequence, one genomic window encodes:
- the LOC103784448 gene encoding small ribosomal subunit protein eS1-like, which translates to MAVGKNKRLTKGGKKGAKKKVVDPFSKKDWYDVKAPAMFNIRNIGKTLVTRTQGTKIASDGLKGRVFEVSLADLQNDEVAFRKFKLITKDVQGKNCLTNFHGMDLTRDKMCSMVKKWQTMIEAHVDVKSTDGYLLRLFCVGFTKKRNNQIRKTSYAQHQQVHQIRKKMMEIMTREGQTNDLKEVVNKLIPDSIGKDIEKACQSIYPLHDVFVRKVKMLKKPKFELGKLMELHGEGSSSGKATGDETGAKVERADGYEPPVQESV; encoded by the coding sequence ATGGCGGTTGGCAAGAACAAGCGCCTTACGAAAGGCGGCAAAAAGGGAGCCAAGAAGAAAGTGGTTGATCCATTTTCTAAGAAAGATTGGTATGATGTGAAAGCACCTGCTAtgttcaatataagaaatattggaAAGACGCTCGTCACCAGGACCCAAGGAACCAAAATTGCATCTGATGGTCTCAAGGGTCGTGTGTTTGAAGTGAGTCTTGCTGATTTGCAGAATGATGAAGttgcatttagaaaattcaagcTGATTACTAAAGATGTTCAGGGTAAAAACTGCCTGACTAACTTCCATGGCATGGATCTTACCCGTGACAAAATGTGTTCCATGGTCAAAAAATGGCAGACAATGATTGAAGCTCACGTTGATGTCAAGAGTACCGATGGTTACTTGCTTCGTCTATTCTGTGTTGGTTTTACTAAAAAACGCAACAATCAGATACGGAAGACCTCTTATGCTCAGCACCAACAGGTCCACCAAATCCGGAAGAAGATGATGGAAATCATGACCCGAGAGGGGCAGACAAATGACTTGAAAGAAGTGGTCAATAAATTGATTCCAGACAGCATTGGAAAAGACATAGAAAAGGCTTGCCAATCTATTTATCCTCTCCATGATGTCTttgttagaaaagtaaaaatgctgaaGAAGCCCAAGTTTGAATTGGGAAAGCTCATGGAGCTTCATGGTGAAGGCAGTAGTTCTGGAAAAGCCACTGGGGACGAGACAGGTGCTAAAGTTGAACGAGCTGATGGATATGAACCACCAGTCCAAGAATCTGTTTAA